In Salinisphaera sp. T31B1, the following are encoded in one genomic region:
- a CDS encoding MBL fold metallo-hydrolase: protein MSDLTGQRCELAPGIVRVTAPNPSPMTGPGTNSYVLGSGPCVIVDPGVDDADHLAALRAAAPGVIAAIVITHRHPDHVGGAARLAESTGAPIRAFGHHNHGAYDAPLIVDEPLNDGDAIALGGMTLDVLHTPGHAADHLCLYAREARWLFAGDTVMADVTVVILPPDGSMSAYLDSLARLRAMDIDTIAPAHGHLLDDPAAVLAHIVGHRLDREDQVRRALARGPTTARAIAAVLYPDIDPRLAGMAATQVEAHLIRLAEHGEAVADDHGWRRTA, encoded by the coding sequence ATGAGTGATTTGACCGGCCAACGGTGCGAATTGGCACCCGGCATCGTGCGGGTAACCGCGCCCAACCCCAGTCCCATGACGGGCCCGGGCACCAATAGCTACGTACTCGGCAGCGGGCCTTGTGTGATCGTCGACCCGGGGGTGGACGACGCCGATCATCTGGCCGCCTTGCGGGCGGCAGCGCCCGGCGTGATCGCCGCTATCGTCATCACTCATCGCCATCCCGATCATGTCGGTGGGGCGGCCCGGCTGGCTGAGAGCACCGGCGCGCCGATACGTGCCTTCGGCCATCACAATCACGGTGCCTACGATGCGCCGCTGATTGTGGACGAGCCGCTGAACGACGGCGACGCCATCGCCTTGGGTGGCATGACGCTCGATGTGCTGCATACGCCCGGCCATGCGGCCGATCATCTATGCCTTTATGCGCGTGAAGCCCGCTGGCTGTTCGCTGGCGATACGGTCATGGCCGACGTGACGGTGGTTATCCTGCCGCCCGACGGCTCGATGAGTGCGTATCTGGACAGCCTTGCCCGGCTGCGTGCGATGGACATCGATACCATTGCGCCGGCCCACGGCCATCTGCTGGACGATCCGGCAGCGGTGCTGGCACATATCGTGGGCCATCGACTGGACCGGGAAGACCAGGTCCGTCGCGCGCTCGCCCGCGGCCCCACCACGGCCCGCGCGATTGCCGCCGTTCTCTATCCGGATATCGACCCGCGGCTGGCCGGGATGGCGGCCACGCAGGTCGAAGCGCATCTGATCCGTCTGGCCGAGCACGGAGAGGCCGTGGCCGATGACCACGGCTGGCGTCGGACGGCCTGA
- a CDS encoding NUDIX hydrolase — MTIREAATVALLRDRCAQLEVLLLRRHSAHVFAANAYVFPGGAVDRADGDAGLAARVAGGLEYAEACLGDTGAPTAYWTAAIRECFEEAGMLIACEAGHVEADRHRRLRDALNNGDMPWAAVIDALDLTFHLERLVYFSHWTTPAGAPKRYSTRFFAAHAPVGQQALCDGSETIQAWWARPADALAACERGEIHLMTPTRATLRRLAGYADASAALDGLAERITVQA; from the coding sequence GTGACAATTCGGGAAGCGGCCACGGTCGCGTTGCTGCGCGATCGCTGCGCACAACTGGAAGTTCTGCTGCTGAGACGCCATTCGGCGCATGTATTCGCAGCCAACGCCTATGTGTTCCCGGGCGGCGCCGTGGACCGTGCCGACGGCGATGCCGGCCTGGCGGCCCGTGTGGCCGGTGGGCTGGAGTACGCCGAGGCGTGTCTGGGCGATACCGGGGCGCCGACCGCCTACTGGACGGCCGCGATTCGGGAATGCTTCGAGGAGGCCGGCATGCTGATCGCCTGCGAGGCCGGGCATGTCGAGGCCGATCGTCATCGCCGGCTGCGCGATGCGCTCAACAACGGTGACATGCCCTGGGCGGCCGTCATCGACGCGCTGGATCTGACGTTTCATCTGGAGAGGCTGGTGTATTTCTCGCACTGGACGACCCCGGCGGGCGCGCCCAAGCGCTATTCGACCCGTTTTTTCGCAGCCCATGCGCCGGTTGGCCAACAGGCCTTGTGCGATGGTAGCGAGACCATTCAGGCTTGGTGGGCGCGTCCGGCCGATGCCCTAGCCGCCTGCGAACGCGGCGAGATTCATCTGATGACACCCACGCGCGCCACGCTGCGCCGGCTGGCCGGCTATGCCGATGCCTCGGCCGCACTGGACGGTCTCGCCGAGCGGATCACCGTACAGGCATGA
- a CDS encoding DUF924 family protein, which produces MNDLARPGDVLEFWFESLERRQWFRADAALDRRIARTFGPTLTAASACELWRWRDTPTGRVAEIVVLDQFSRNIHRATAQAFAQDPLALALAQTLVADGHDRCLDTDHRHFAYMPFMHSESLTIHDQALRLYSQPGLEIPLGHERNHRAVLERFGRYPQRNVALGRSTTDAEHEYLAGKPGF; this is translated from the coding sequence ATGAATGACCTCGCCCGCCCCGGCGACGTGCTCGAGTTCTGGTTCGAGTCTCTAGAGCGGCGCCAGTGGTTCCGTGCCGATGCCGCGCTGGATCGTCGGATCGCTCGAACCTTCGGCCCTACCCTGACCGCGGCATCCGCCTGCGAACTGTGGCGCTGGCGGGACACGCCGACCGGCCGTGTGGCCGAGATTGTGGTACTGGACCAGTTCTCTCGCAATATCCATCGCGCAACCGCACAGGCCTTCGCCCAGGATCCACTGGCCTTGGCTCTGGCTCAGACGCTGGTGGCAGATGGCCACGACCGTTGCTTGGACACCGACCACCGCCATTTCGCCTATATGCCGTTCATGCACAGTGAGTCGCTGACGATCCACGACCAGGCACTGCGCTTGTATTCACAGCCGGGCCTGGAAATCCCGCTCGGCCACGAGCGTAACCATCGTGCGGTGCTCGAACGCTTTGGCCGCTATCCGCAGCGCAACGTCGCGCTCGGCCGCAGCACTACCGACGCCGAACACGAATACCTGGCCGGAAAGCCCGGGTTCTAG